The Candidatus Omnitrophota bacterium sequence GAGATAAAGTCCTCGGAGAAATTCGATGCAAATGGTAAGTCTATAGAGGTGTCTGCTGTGGATGTTAACCATACCGGTTTCTGGGGTTTCTGGAATAACTTTAAGGACTGGTTCTCCTCATCCACCGACTATAGCCAGCACGGTGTTATAGCCAGTATAGGTATCTGGTGTGCCAAGACCATAGGAGGACTAGTGGTTCGCGCTGTGGATGGTGTGGTCCGCGGTGCCTGGAGCATAGTAAAAGGCGTAGCCCTGTGTGTTTGGGACGTCTTCTATAACGGTGTTGTCGGAGCCGTGGTCAACTTCGTGTACCATGTGGCCTGTGCTGTAGGCAATATCGGCAAAGCGCTTTATGGCCTTGTCACAGGGGATATGGATATGGCAGCTCGCGGCGGTAACGGTATCTGGAAGAACCTTGTCTGTGCCGTGGCCGGTGTTTTCTGGGGCGGGCTCCACACGGAGAACGGCGAATGGGTGGATTGCCCGGCATGGAAGAGCAATTACGGCCTGGTGAAGGGCGCGGTGTGGAACGGCATATGCAAGGATCTCGTATATGAAGCGGTCATAATCGGTATAGGTAAATGCGTGGTGGTGGACGCTGTTGTTGGAAATATTGCGCTTACCTTAAACTCGGCATTTAATAACTCCCTGTTCGATACGGAGGTGCATTCTGGGTTCTCCACTGTCTCTATAGGAGGTTGTACCGCCGTAGGTGCGCTTATAGGAACTATGATAGTTCCCGGATTGGGTACACTTATCGGAGCTATAGTTGGAGCTATAGTCGGTGCTGTTATTGCGGGGGTCGTTAATGTTAGCGGCGCTAGTGATAAACTTGAGAAGACGGTATTGGCACCTAATGGTATGAGTATAACTGGTGTTGGTAAGACTATAGGTAGTACTATTACGGTTTTCGGCGCTATAGGCGCGGCGATAGGGACTGTTTTTGGCCTTGGTGTCGGGATGCCGATCGGACTCGCCATAGGGATGGTGGTAGGCCTTATAGTCGGTCTGGCTGTAAGCGCGGCCAAACTTGTGAGAGGTAATCAGCCGTTGACGTCAGAGAGTGCTATTGCTCATCTATTCTCTTATGAGGTTCTTTCAAACATGTTTGACACCTCCATGGGTTATATGGACAGCGAAGGGTCCGCCATGGGAGTAATGGGGACGACCGGCGGGTTAATGGGTGCCGCTATCGGTCTTTATATCGGGCTTGCCATAGTGGCCAGCATGGCGAACCCGGTCGCGTGGCTGGCGGTCCTGGTCGTCGCCGTTTCGGTGGCGGTTGTGGCCGCGCTCGGGACGGGGGTAGGCGTTGTCACAGGCCTCTCGATCCACGCGTCGGGGAACTGGCAGGCATTCCAGCACCAGTCCTTCTCTATGAGCGCGCAGGCCCTTACTGTTATGGGCGTTGCTTCCTTCATAGGGCTTGAGGTGCCGACGGACGCGCATTGGATATCCATAGCGATAGGTTCGATAATCGGTGTGGGTCTGTCTATATTCTTCAGCCGAGCCATGAACATTACGGGAGCCGCGACCGCCACGAGCGGCGGCGGTATACTCGCGCGGATAAGCGCGCAGATGACATCTCTTACGGCTAACATGATAAAGGCCGGCGGATGGCGTGCCTCGGTCATAATCAATACTGGTAAGGCATTTATGTTCGTGGCGGGCAAGATACCCATGCGTGCTTCGGTGGCGACGGTCGTGATGTTGAAAGTCGCCTCGGCAGGCCAGCTGATGGCGACCCAGCTTTTGACGTTCTCCGCGAAGGGATTCTTCCTCGGGATAGCGTCGAACGTGGTGATGATGGCCCAGGCGGGAGTTGTCCTCTACATGAGCGCGAAAGCCGTTATTGAGCCTGTGCTGAAAGGCATACTCGGGGTTGACAGTATGGAGGAAGTGATCAGTATATTGAAGACGCTCCCCGGCAGCGGTATAACAGAGGGGCTTGGTAAGACGATATTGCTTAATCTCGCCCAGTTCGGCCAGGGCACTATCATAGGTGCCGTGACAAGGACAACGATCGATAACCCGATGTTCATAGCGACGTTCTTTATTTTCGGTCCGATAGTGCAATCTCTCGGGGCCATAGCGGGGAGTTGGGTGGATATACCGATCTTTGGCGCGCCGACAGGTAATGCTGTAGGGTTCGGTACGGCTAAAGGCGTGTTCATGGTCAAGGACGCCATTTTCGGCGCCATTAAGCGCATAGTAACGGTCGCCAGCGAGGGTGCCAGGTCAGTATATGAGGAAGGGTTCAAGGAGCCCATTCTCAGCGCAATATTGCAGGCCGGCGGCATCAGCGCGTCAACGGCCGAGTACCTGGTCGAGTTCGCGGACCTTGACGGCGGATTTTCCTCTAATATATCCAACACGCGACGAGATAACGTACAGGCCGGGATATCCCAGGCGTTGCAGAATGTGGACCTGGGAGGGGTTTCACAGGAGCATGCCGCGATCCTCGCGGAACAGCTTGGCATAGACATGAACACATTGGGGGCGATGCGGGATGGTACCGCCGACCAGGGGGCGTTCAGGGACCTTGTTAAACGTCTATCGAACGCCAACCTTACCGATGCTTCGGTATGCGGTGCCCTGGCGCAGATAGGGCTCCTGGGGATAACCCGGGATATCGGCCAGTCGATCGCGCGGAATGAGACGCTGATCTACGCGGTCGCCGACGCGCGTAACGGCGACATGAACGGGCTGCAGGAAATGGGCGTGAGCATATCGCCCGACGCGGCTAGCGATGCTCTTTTCGATGACATGATGTACCTCGCGATGACAGGACAGGTCTCCGGGGCCACACTGGCGGATTCCATGCCCATTATACAGCTCTCTTCCTCTCTGATGAGGGGAGAGATCCCATCGGCGAAATTGGCCGAGTCTCTCGGGCTAACACAGTCAGATATCAATATGCTTGCCAGATTGGCCAGCGTGACCGGCATAGGCGGTGGCATACTCGCGGCGACAGGACTTGCGCTCTTCAGCCAGATGGGGTCAGGCAACATATCGGATGTCCGGGTGAAATTCCACCAGGCAGTTAACGGGTCGGTCCTTTTCAACCTGGGAAGCGTAAAGGATATGAAGCTTCTTGTGGACATTGAGGATGGTTCTCACAGCACTCTTATACAGCAACTAGAGTCCGCGGGCATAGATAGCGCGATCACGAAAGCCGCGCGAGTACTTGCCGCTTCCGGGATATCCGCGGAACAGGTCGGTCGTGCGCTTGCCAATGCCGGTAACGCCATGATGGCGTCCACCGGACAGGCGGATCTTGTCCGTTTTGACAGGGACTCGGGAACCCCTGTACTGGACCAGGCAGGCATTAACCGTCTTCTCGCGGGTTCAATGATAAACGTGATGGGCAGGAACGTCCTGGATCACGTCTCCGTGCTTAGTGAGTTCGGGGTAACAAAGGACACGGCGCCTAACCTGTTCAAAGTCCTGAACGCTACGACCAAGTCCCCGGCGATCGGCCAGGCTGTGGCCATGGGCCTGGGCAGGTCCATGATGGAAGGTACTCTCTCAGAAGCTAACGTGACGAACACGGCAGCGCTGATGGTCATACGTGAGTCGGCCGGGGACATCAACTCCGCCGCGCAACTCTTGTCGGATATAGGGCTCAGCGGACGCCAGGTCCGAGGTCTGGTCAATCTGGTCAATCGCATGAACGTGTTCGATGTATCGATCTCCAGGGATGCCGGGCAGACCGCCAGGTCCGCGGCGATCGGTATGATGGCGGCACCCGCGTCGTTCAACGGGCTTATCTCATCGTTGAAGTATTCGGCCGCGAGGACCGTCATATCCAGTACTACCGCGGATACTGCGAATAAGTGTATCGGATTCCTGAAAGAAGTACAGGGATGCCGGGCGCGGACGCCGATCTTGTCGGCATAATAGCGACCTCGAACGATTCCAACAAGTCCGTGATACTGACGGAGATCGCTAATAACATGCCGTTCAGCGGAGGGCAGTTCCAGCGAGAGGTTATCGGAGCGGTCATTAATAACGCCGCGGACGCGCGGACGATGATGAATACCCTTAATCTGGGCAAGGTCGGGTTCTCGCGTGATCTATCGGCGGTCCGTTCGCGGATAAGCGAGCTTACTGTAGCGGTCGCGCAGGCACAAGCGCAGATAGACCAGCAGTCCCAGATGCATAATGATACTACGCAGAGGTTGACACAGCGGATAAATTCGATACAGGCACAGATCGCCGCTCTTGAAGGCGCCAGGAAAGATCTTTCCCCTGAAAGTGTGGCGAAACGTACGGAGGCGGCAAAGCATGAAGTGGCGTCACTGCGGCAGGAAGTCGCCAGTCTCCAGGCACAGCATCGCCAGGAGATAAAAGCCCTGAGAGATAACATCGGCAAGCAGCAGCAAAAAATAGAACAGGCTGAACGTGAGCTCGCGGATCTTCAGGCGAACGCGCAGTCACGTTTTGACCGTGTGGAGGGAGTCTCTGACGTCGAGGACGGGATGGCGTCGGTTGGGACAAAAGGCTGGGGCGCCCGGGAAGTGGTATTGTTCGATTCCCGGATAGACCCGAGTTTCGCGCGTTTCCTCTCGGACATGTCGAGTGAAGCGGCGGCGATAGAAAGGGACCGCGGGTCCAAAATGACGGATAGTGAAAAAGTGGCGTTTGCCATGAAATTCCTGGAACAGAGAATGCCGTCCAGGGATGCCGACCTCAGCAAACAACTGGTCAAGGACAAGAAAGGGGAGATAGTCCTTATCGGGTCCCTTCTTGACGAAGGACAGGGCGTGTGCCGCCACAGGGCACCGCTTATGGCTTTTATGCTAAAACGTCTCGGGGTTAGCGGCGCGAAGATCATGCGCGGCGACGTGTACAGGGACGCGCAGAAAGCGCATGGGGACGATGTGGAAAGCCAGGGACGCCATGTGTGGGTAGAGGTGAATATAGGAGGCCGTGACCTTATAGTGGATCCGATGTGGGGCAGGGTCAACGATAAGGCCGCTGAATCCAGCAGGGCGGTGCAGAGGGTGGCGGATGACGGCGTAATGCCACAGTATCGTATGAACGACAAGGTGGAAAAGGTCGAAGCGCGGTTGCAGGAACTCCGTGGGAATAAAGCTGACATGGTCCGGCAACTTGAGGTCAAGACGGCTGAGGCCCCCGGACTGGACCTGCGGGCACGTATAGACACCCTTAACGCCGAAATATCGGCTCCGGTGACAGAAGCCGGGATAGGACAGGAGATAGCAAGGCTGACAAGGGACCTGGGCAAGGTCGAGGCTGACCTTGCGCGCCATACAGAAAGTGTCCCGTATGCTGACCAGGTAAACCTGCGGGACCAGCTTGCGTCAGAACTTGAGGGGCTTAAGGCTTCCGAAGCGGGGATGTCCGAGGTAGCTACTACTTACCAGGGGCTTGGATGGTCGGAGAGGACGATGGACTCCGTTATGGGTCGCATTGAACAGGTCGACAACGATAGCACCATGTCCATGGGGATGAAACAGGCGATAAAGCACGAGATGTCAAAAACATTCATCCAGAATAAAGGTGTGCTCAGGGAAAAAGACGCCAGGTTCCATACGGATAGAGCCTTGCTCGGAGCGGCACTGCGCGCTTCCAATGGGGATATGGACGCGATATCAGCGGTACTTTCGTCCCTGGGTGTGAATACGGACTCGTATGATCTCGGGACGCTCCATTATGGCGAAAGAGTGAAGCTGTCCGAGGATATGGCAGGTCATATATCCGGGGCCGGGTTCTTCAAGGGACAGACCAAGCTCAACATGAACAGGGGCAGGTTTGAGAACAGCCTGGACAACGTTGATCTCGACTCGTTGTTCAAGAACTCCGTAATAACCCATAGTGATAGAGCCGGCGAGGTCATTGGTGAAGATATATCCTCATCGGTCACGGACCAGGCCGCACGCGGTTTCGCGTCAAAGATCATGGACCATTACAGGCTGGATAAACTCGCGGGGATGGACGGGAAGTCGGCTCAGAAGCTTTTTGACGATATGGCAGCTCCGCTTAGCGACAACTACAGCGATATGCGTGGGTTCCTGAACTCGCAACCCAGCTCGCTTATCCGGGAAGGCGTACTGCCGGACAGCATGCTCGATGCTATACAGTCCCTCGCCAGAGCGATGGAAGCTTTCACCGGCGCCTCATATGCGGTATTGGCCGGGTACGGGATAGCGCCTCTAAGCGCCAAGGCGGTGGAACGGGCCATAAGGGCCAGGGCCAGTCAGGAAGCTGGCGTTTCGGTCGACGCGGACGGGAACCTGAAGGTCTCAATGGATGAGAGCGGGGCCTTGTCGCCGGAAGAGGCCGGTAATAGTGTCAGGCAGATGCTTAGTGATAACTTCGGCATAAACCTCAGGTCAGGCGATCCCGCGAACATAAAGGATATCGCGGAAAAAATAGCCGCGCGCACCTCGGAAGCCAGTGAAGGTCGTATGGACAAGGACGCGTTGGACAGGATGGCGAAAGGCATGGACGCCCTCGGAGTGCAAAGGTT is a genomic window containing:
- a CDS encoding transglutaminase domain-containing protein — encoded protein: MPGADADLVGIIATSNDSNKSVILTEIANNMPFSGGQFQREVIGAVINNAADARTMMNTLNLGKVGFSRDLSAVRSRISELTVAVAQAQAQIDQQSQMHNDTTQRLTQRINSIQAQIAALEGARKDLSPESVAKRTEAAKHEVASLRQEVASLQAQHRQEIKALRDNIGKQQQKIEQAERELADLQANAQSRFDRVEGVSDVEDGMASVGTKGWGAREVVLFDSRIDPSFARFLSDMSSEAAAIERDRGSKMTDSEKVAFAMKFLEQRMPSRDADLSKQLVKDKKGEIVLIGSLLDEGQGVCRHRAPLMAFMLKRLGVSGAKIMRGDVYRDAQKAHGDDVESQGRHVWVEVNIGGRDLIVDPMWGRVNDKAAESSRAVQRVADDGVMPQYRMNDKVEKVEARLQELRGNKADMVRQLEVKTAEAPGLDLRARIDTLNAEISAPVTEAGIGQEIARLTRDLGKVEADLARHTESVPYADQVNLRDQLASELEGLKASEAGMSEVATTYQGLGWSERTMDSVMGRIEQVDNDSTMSMGMKQAIKHEMSKTFIQNKGVLREKDARFHTDRALLGAALRASNGDMDAISAVLSSLGVNTDSYDLGTLHYGERVKLSEDMAGHISGAGFFKGQTKLNMNRGRFENSLDNVDLDSLFKNSVITHSDRAGEVIGEDISSSVTDQAARGFASKIMDHYRLDKLAGMDGKSAQKLFDDMAAPLSDNYSDMRGFLNSQPSSLIREGVLPDSMLDAIQSLARAMEAFTGASYAVLAGYGIAPLSAKAVERAIRARASQEAGVSVDADGNLKVSMDESGALSPEEAGNSVRQMLSDNFGINLRSGDPANIKDIAEKIAARTSEASEGRMDKDALDRMAKGMDALGVQRFTRSSRKQAIAVMQARSRMLSNAAELTDRLIEEGALGYEAGSILKDRLALEHKELVRNAGILSRMNDLSLKETNILKGSVNDRVKDTVRSGEASREKTEADRTVDELTAQSGSTQAESMEKLARHSAATRILRRLVSNATAAAGSYQAAQAEKAMKRRQAASEARERFVEDVFHPEAGIKTALRNARLTESASKRMATLL